Genomic DNA from Mastomys coucha isolate ucsf_1 unplaced genomic scaffold, UCSF_Mcou_1 pScaffold16, whole genome shotgun sequence:
TTTAGCTATATTAGCAAgatttagaccagtggttctcaacctatgggttgagACCCCTTTCACAGGAATTGCCTAAGACCATTTGAAAACACAGATACAATTCAAAAACATTgcgattcataaaagtagcaaacttatagttatgaagtagaaacgaaaataattttatggtcgggggatcaccacaacatgaagaactgttttgaagggtcgcagcattagacaggttgagaaccactatcttAGAGTATGTGGTAGACTGACTGCTTCTCCTCCCTCACTTGGAGTTGACCTTGCCACTAGAGGGCAACAGCATCCGTGTAGTTCCCAGTCCCCCTCACACTGATGCTAACTTTAAGCACACTGCTCTCTGGCTGGCAGAAAGTTCGGCACACAAGACAGAGTTACGAATCACGTGCCAGAAGAGCAAACTAAACACGGAATTAGAGAAAACTCGATGTCTCCGGCTTGCACTGGTCTCCTCTGGGCCCGTCAGGGTCCGCTAGGCTCTCTTATCCCGCTCCTAATCCCGGATAGTCCAGGCAACAGGGGCGTGGAAAATTGAGGGGGCTGGGAAGTGTGTTTGCCTTGCCTCAGGCACTGGGTGGGGTCGGGGCGTGCCAGCACTCCCTGGGCGGACCTCACGGATGCTGGCCACTATAAGGCCAACCAGACTGCGACACAGTCCATCCCCTCGACCACCTCTTTGGCGCTTCGCTGTCGACCGTGCGGTGAGCTCTCGCTGGGAGGTCCCTTTAGGGTCTATCCGTTCCTGGGCAAGGGGTTAAGCCACTTCCTGCCCCAGTCAGCCTTGGGCACGGGCTCCGTGGGTGGAAATGTATTGGGATCCAACTTTTCGGAGCCCGGGGAGCCAGGGAGAGAGTCATGATCAGCTGGGCTGTACCAGGCAAACCCAGAGGCTAAGGTATCCATCCCTATGGGATGGCAACCTGAGTCTGCTCTTCCGGGGTGCAGGAGGTGCAGGTGCCCTGGGTGTGTCATCGTCGTCCCACTGTGTGGCCCTGTCAGGTAGTGTCCGGGGGCAGTCTCCGTTCTCTTCCTTGCTTAGTCATATCCCCTTCTCTTGGAAGCCCTTGGAGGACAGTGCTCACAGACCCCAAAGCCCCTTCCATCCTTATATCCCTCACCTCAGTTGCCCTGGCTGCCACCTGTGTTGGCTTGAGGCTGGCTGCTTCAGGCAGGTAGTCACCCGACTCAGGGAATGGTGAGAGAACTCTCTGCTATCCGCAACGCTGAATAGCTCCTCTGTCAAACAGCTTCTAAACCAGTGGTCAGTCATGGCATGCCCCCTGGATCAGGCCATTGGCCTTCTCGTGGCCATCTTCCACAAGTACTCTGGCAAGGAGGGTGACAAGCACACGCTGAgcaagaaggagctgaaggagctgatcCAGAAGGAGCTCACCATTGGCTCTGTGAGTaccacccccactccccctcccacctcttaTCTGAGTGGCATTTAATCACAGTTCCTGATCTTACTTCCTGTGGAGGGATGCTGTCCTATCCCCTGAGGGAGGAGCAGGGGCTGTGGAGAGGGAATCAAGGTTAAACCCAAGCTGAAGGCCCATCTTTTGGACACATCAATGAGCAGAGCTACTTGTGTGAAAGAGGGCTTCCGGGGAAGAGGCAGGGGCAAGGAATCTGGGGTGCTGGCCACCACTGAGCGTGGACTTCCCCTTTTAATGGTTTAGAAGCTGCAGGATGCTGAAATTGCAAGGCTGATGGATGATCTGGACCGTAACAAGGATCAGGAAGTAAACTTCCAGGAGTACGTCGCCTTCCTGGGGGCCTTGGCTTTGATCTACAATGAAGCTCTGAAATAAAATGGGAAGGTGGAGCTGCCTTCTGGGGGCCTAGCTCAGTCAAATCCAGTGGTGGGTaattatacaataaatatttcatttttgttatgcCTACTCATGTGTTCTGGCTTCCCACTGATTTCCAGTTGCGTCCTGGCTTGCTGCGGAACCCACCGTCCAGGGGGTCTTAGTCACAGCTAGTCTCTGGGAGTAGTAGTCCATTCAGGCAAGGTCTGCCAGCTCACCAGGAATCTTTATGGGTAGTAGAAGAGATGCCCCTTCTAGGCAAAGCCCCTTTAAACAGAGGCTCAATCAAGTGACCTCCAGGAGAAAGGGGGGCCCTAGAAGCAGGGCTGCAGTGGTCCTGGAAGCCACACTTTGGTCTAGGTGTGGTGAAACGGGGAGTACTAGATGGGCCTTGATGTAGGTCAATCCAGCTTttcactgtgtgtttgtgtgttatatgggggaggggaggggagaggtgctGAGCAGGGACACAGGATGGCTGAGTTTTCTGTAGCTGCCTCTTTTCCAGCTGGAGGTGGAGGAGACTTTAGGAGACTGTCCCTAGTATCATGTATGGGGTCCTTTTTGTTGGGTGGTGAGCCAAGGAGCTGGCAGCGCCACGAACATGTGACTCACGAGGTGCTCACAAACAGGGCAGGGCTGGGGTCCTTAGACATGCCAAATGTGGCTTTAGGCCTTTCTGTCAATATTGACCCAGCCTGTCCCTGAAGAATGACTCATGGGACTACTTCCCTGGAACCCAGTTGAGCCCTCAATCCCTATCAGAGTTGATGGCTAACTGAGTAACTGTCTATTGTGTACATTAGCAGTTAAATCATAGGTGCGGGGAAAGCTGTGCGTGATATGTCTGGGTGTCATGGAGACAGCATTTGCTGCTATTCCTCCGGGGAAGGCCTAACACAAGTTGGACAACATCCTGGCCAAAAGATCTGGACTTCATGTGGAGACCATAGCTGTTTTCTCTTCTTAGCACCCACCCCTTTTCCAATCCACTTAAGACATTAAATGGTCCTCTCTTGCTCTGGATGGGGCTAGTAACCAGAAACGGCTGTATTTCTTAAAAACCTTTCTTCTCCAGCAGTGTCCTGGTCTTACCATGTTGTTGGACAGCCAGAGGGTCCCCGGGCCAGGCACATTCCATGCTGCTCAATATAGGCTCTATTCAGTGGCTCTGGAAAAGTACACCACACCCAGTTGTTGATACTTTGGGGTGTGGAGGGATCGCCCTCTTGTGGACAGAGAGCAGGTTACTGGTAGGGAAGCTGGGGTGAGGGGGGTGGGCGTGGCAAGAAGGAGGGGCGAAAAGGAGCCTGGCGGCCTGTGTAGGAAGAAAGTCAGTTGATTTTCTGATCCCTGTGGAAGGAGCAATGGCACCTGCACCGGGGTTGGGAGCCAAAGCTTAAGAGGTCTGGGCTGTTAGAGGGGGGACAGAATTAGCTATTCAGGGAATGTCAGGGTCGAATCATCgtttagttcccagcaatcaACCAAGTGGGGTACATCTGAGGTACAGCCAGAGGGTCCCCGGGCCAGGCACATTCCATGCTGTTCAGTATAGGCTCTGTTCAGTGGCTCTGGAAAAGTACACCACACCCTAAGCAAGTCAAGGGAGGGAAATTTTTTGTAAAGACAAGTGGAATCCAATACCATCCCGACTCCTTCTTTCTGGGGTTAGAAGACCAAGACAATCAGTTCatcctgcctgtctctttctgGGGTTAGTAGACCAAGACAATCAGCTAGGCTCTTGGAGGGCAAGGGGgagcttttttttgggggggtgtagGGCCTGGTGGTGGAAGGAGATTCTTGGTCcttcaggaggcaggcaggctttGCTGTGTATCTGGATCACAAGGCTCGAGAGGAGCTGAAGATGCAGAGTCCATTTGCTAAATAAAACTTCACCtcactgggcatgatggcacacatctttatgCCAGCACGTAGAAGGCAGACAAATGGATATCTcttgagttcagggctagcctagtctacatagagaaatGCAGGCCAATCAGGGCAGCATACTGAgacccagtctttttttttccttNNNNNNNNNNAAAAAGTGAGGTTGGTGGTGCTACGGGGTGGGTGGTAGGGggaagctttgaaaaaaaaaagaacaaaatataaagtgaaataaaacgaGTAGCAAAACTTTTGACTGCGTTGGGATATAGTTTAAAATTGAGAAGGGAAGGGCCATTGACACTGGAAATTTTGGTGGGGGCAGAAGGCAAGGGGTGGAATTGGGTATGGACAGGTATAGACTGACTTCTTTCATTAGTCCAAAAGATTTCAAGTTGACTTTTGAGCATCGTCTAGGTTCCCAGGAGAAGGCTGGAGCTGGGGACTTTGCAGCGGATTCCTTCCCTGCAGATGGCCCAGGACTACATGCAAAGGCTGGGCAGGGGGAGTGGTCCTGCTCCCCCTCTTCCTGTAGTCAGGCTCTGTTCTTTCCTTGCCTTGCCTGAGTAGCACTAGTCCGATAATCTAGTTACCTTTCCACATGGGAGGGTGGAACAGTAGCAACTGGTCCATAAACTGGGTGGTCTCCCAAGTTGGCTGTTGGGGTGGGACTGACTTGGCATGTATTATTTGTCCTCTGCCATGGATATCGGAAACTGTCAAGAACACCAGCACCACTTCCCAGTGTCCGTGCTCTATAGCACTTGCATTTGTACAAGCATTTCTACTGTGGCCTCATCTCGGGAAGAATTATGTGGAGTGTGGGTTACTAAAAGCTAGAGTGGCAGGTTGTCTGCCAAGGTGGGATAGTAGAAGTCCTTGGAGGGAATGAACTCTTCTGATCTAGGCCAGTTCATCAGTGCTTTCTTCTGTTGCTTCAGGATTTAACGTCACTATTtcttctccatccctttcttttaaatgttttaattaaatatcaAGAATATACAAACAGCTTAGAGACTACaccaaaagtataaaaactgcaaCACAAAACACCCAGTCTAGGAAACAAATCTTgaggcacatgtttttaatcctagcacttgggaggcagaggcaggtggatccctggcaAAATGTCAGGggttgttttatgtttatttggttggttggtcttttgtttttttttttttgttatttttggtttgtttgtttgtgttttggttttttgagacaaggtttctctgtgtagccctggctttcctggaacttactctgtagaccaggctggcctcaaaatccctctcacttctgagtgctgggatcacaggtgcatgctaccatacctggcttgaGCCTGATCCTTTTAGGTTATTTATGGAAACTTCATTAGGAAGCATGATAGATTGCATCCCTAGCCATTAACCAAGTTTGTCTTCAGCCCTGGAGGTTGGCACGTGAGGATGAAAGTGTAAATCATGAACATCTGGGTCTTTCTGACGACCAACTCCACCTTATCTTGGGCCACTGGACATTTCATTAGTGTACAGTCCCAGGgtttactgttgctgtgatgaaacaccatgacgaagttgaaaaggaaaaggtttatttggcttttgcTTCTACAGAgtagttcatcattgaagaaagtcaaggcaggaactccaacagggcaggaacctggaggcagaagctgatggagaggccatggtggagtgctgtttactgacttgcttccgaCGACGGCTTACTAGGcatgttttcttatacaacccagaatcACCAGCCCGGGGATGGCAGCATCTACCcctgtgggctgggcccttccacatcaatcattgattaagaaaatgcttcctctatgggcatggcatgcatgtggtacacttacatacatgcaaacaaaccaCCAATATACGtaatataaaaatgagtaaatcagGCATGGTgccacaggcctgtaatcctagcactatggAGCTAAAGGTAGGAAGAACTCTATGAATTCCTGGCTAGCCAAGGTTACttaagaagaccctgtctcaaaacaaaataaaataaaacctgaacAAATACCCTCcctcaagtaaataaatattaaaaatatatatatacttcaggggcaagacagatggctcagtggttaagagcactgttcttccagaggtcctgagttcaattcccagcaaccacatggtggctcacaaccatctgtaatgggatccaatgctctcttctggtgtgtctaaagatagctacagtatactcatatatattaaataaataaatatttttaaaaaatatacttcagTGTGAGATGTTCCACAATAAATTCCACAATACAACTTTTTAGAATTTGATTGGCATTGCTTTGATTTTGTAGAGTGACTTGTAGAGAATGTTGACCCTTGAAACCCATGAACATGATTTATCTGTAGTTTGTTTGAgttaaggtttctctgtgtagacctggatctcctggaactagttctgtagaccaggctagccccaaattcagagatctgtctgtctctgcctctcagatgatgggattaaagttatgtacCATTATGCCCAGCTCGTCTCTtcattttaaaggatatttttaatatttttgaatgacATTGTAAGTAGGTACTTATattagctttctgttactgtaacaaaagaTGTGAGACAATAAACTTAAGAAGAAAGGTTAATTTTGGTTCACAGTGTTAAAGACTCAAGTTCATGGTAGGTTGACCCTAGAGGCAGTGCACCATAATGGGAACATGTGTGAAGACCCCATGTTAATTTGCCTCCTGGCCTAGATgtaagagagaagggggaggggctgtggcCTCAATGTCCCCTTAGGGATATATCTCCACTTTCAAGAACACTAGGTTCTACATTTTCCCCTGTGTGTTGAGTGATAGGCaattcttctcccactgagctatagcTCCCACACCCTTAAACTACGAATTTTatggtttaaaatatttctttatctgGTCCCGCTAACACTGTCCCTGTGTGCAACCTGTACTAGGTCCATAGAAAAAGCCCAAGGTCAGAGGATACTGGTGTGTGTAGTCTTCAGGAATGTCACCATCAGTGCTAGTCTTCTGTCTTCCCAGGAGCCAAGCTCCATCATCCTGGTCTCCAGCCGAGACCCCACCCTTCTGACTTCGCCTTTGAGTGTGTGTCTGACCTCCTCCCTGCCTGTCCCCCGCCTTCCCAGTCCACCCTGGTTGGGTAGCATCTCACCAGCAGCTGGCAGCACTTGCCTCAGTCTACCCCTCGGCAGGCTCCAGATGTCCTTGCTGTCCAGGCCTTCCCCATCTTTCGAAAGCCCTCCCAAGCTATTCCTCACCCTCAGCCTGGAAATGGGGCTTTCAAACTCCATTAGCGCCTGGGAGTCGCTCAAGCTTTTTATAGATGTCAGAGATGCCAGGAAAGGCTGTCCTCATTGGCTGCTAATGGAAGTGTGAACCCTTATTACTGTTCTGGAAAGTAATACAAATTAAATATACATGTGCCTAGCATCCAGCATCTTCACTCCCGGGATCTACATCATTGAAATAAAAGCATCATTCTTTAAAGATGTAAATATGTAAGTACTTCAGTGGAAACATTAATTACTTTTGGTGAAAAAGAATGAAGCAGGAAACGGAGTTAGCAGATGGCTGGGTGAATTATGGCACCTCTCAAAATAATATACACTTACTTTAGAAAAGCGTCTTGAGTCTAGTGTGACGGTACGCTCCTGTAGCCCTAGCACTcaaaaggtggaggcaggaggactcctACAAGTGGGAGGCCATTGTAGATTATATAGAGAGCTCAAGACCAGTCTGACATATATGTAAAACCCCTATCTCAAAGCCAGGTGGTCCCAACCCTCACAGGCAGAGCTGGTAGAGAGGGCAGAACGTGGGGAGCTGAGTTGGGGAAGAAGCTCGAAGTGGAGCTCTTCTTGAAGGTGTGGTAGGTGAACTGGGGACAGAGAGGAACCTGGGAGCCACTAGGTATTGCAGGGATATGCCAACAGTTCCCCTCGTGCCCACACCCTGGCAGTGCCCTTTCAGAGTTCCGGGAGCTCAACTCATTTCTGTGTCCAGAAGAAGGAGGAGTGGTGGGGAGACTGTGggctcctgcttcccttcctccagaGGAAAACAAGAACCACCCTTCAGTAGGACTCTCTCCTGCCTGCAGGCTCATTTAGGACTTTCAGGTGGGGAGGGTCTCACAAGACCTCTTCCTCTTAGTGACATCTTAGTgacatctctcctccctcttcagaCTAGCAGCTCCAAATGCTCATGGTCTCCCTTGGGTCACTCTGCCTCACTCCTTACAAAAGACATCCCAGCGGTAGCCTCTTGGTGTGCTAGAATGAAGCTCAGGGGATTTCCCCATGCTGCGTTGTCTAGACCCAACTCAGAGGATGATGAGCATACTGAttcccattcttctttctttctttctttctttctttctttctttctttctttctttctttctttgtataaaGGCCGCTACTTATTTCCTCATGAATTATCTACAGCAGCGGTTCTTAACCTTTGTAAAGAACTTTTTGACTCCTGCGGGGTTGcaatatcagatatcctggatatcaaatatttacattgtggttcataacagttgcaaaattacagttatgaagtagtgatGAAGTAACtctatggctgggggtcaccccACCATGAGAGGAACTGTATTGAATGTATTGAAGGGTTGCAgcgttaggaaagttgagaactactg
This window encodes:
- the LOC116094126 gene encoding protein S100-A6, with the translated sequence MLATIRPTRLRHSPSPRPPLWRFAVDRALLNQWSVMACPLDQAIGLLVAIFHKYSGKEGDKHTLSKKELKELIQKELTIGSKLQDAEIARLMDDLDRNKDQEVNFQEYVAFLGALALIYNEALK